The sequence below is a genomic window from Tenacibaculum tangerinum.
AAAAATGGGAGCTAAAACTAAAAAAGCACTTCCTGAAAATATTTTGCAGCGCGCCAAAGAAGAAGACTAGGCTATCATGGTTACTTTTCTATCACGTTTAAAGAAATATAATTTTCCGTTCTTTTTAACGGTTTTTCTGTACCCGAATAAGTGAAATATTTCTGTAGCTAAAAACCTTGCTGTTTTAGGGTTTACAATTAAGGTATACGAGTTATTCTGATCACTTTTTACTCCAGGTAATATTTTTAAGAGGGTATGTAAGTGTAAGTTTCTCACTATTCTAGAAAGGGATAACCAAAATGTTGAGATTTTTCTGATAATAAAAAAACCATCTTCGCCTTGTTTTTGATATAAAGGCATAAATATCTTACCATCAAATTCAGCTGTAATCGTTTTTGACTCACTCATTGCCAAAGCGTCTCCTACACTAATTCTATCAAAGTTTGAAAAACCTTCTAACATATTAAATAGCTCTCCCTCTTTGATCACATATCGGTATTTAATTTCGTAAAATTCTTGGTTTTCATTATACATAGAAAGGTAATGTTCATAAAAAGCCATTTTTTCTACGTCTTTTTTTGCAACACAACCCGAAGCGACCAAAGCAAGCCATACAAAAGCGATACAATTATCTACGGAAGATTCTTTAAAATGTTGCCCCGCTTCAAAACCTATTGACACATGACCAAATTCATTAATAAACGTTAATAAAGGACCTTCTAAAAACTCTTCAATTCCCAAAATAGTGGGAATTTTAAAATTGGATGAAAATTTTCTATTGTTCAGCGAGTCACTTATGGTAATAAAAGGAATGGAGTCTGATGATGTGGTGTGTAAATCTATAAAGTAAAAAGGACCTTGATTATGATTTACGATGTCTTTTATTGCGTTATAAATTGCTGTTTGTTCTTCAAATTCTGGAATATCTTCACCTTGCTGTTGATGCATAAGTTCTTGTGACCAAATGCGATTTAAATCTACCTTATTATAGCGTACATTTTTTTTAATAGCAGCAATATTACCACAAATGGCGTACATATTTCCGCGAAAGTGAATCGCTTCTTTTTCTACATGAGAAATTATGCTATTTAATGCAATAACTCCTGCTATTTCGTTACCATGAATTCCTGCAAAAAAAATAACAGTTGGAGTTTCATGAGCTCCTTTAATGCTACCTAATACACGTTTTATGGTAATCGTTTTATTAAAATGTGAACTATAAATTTTATTTTCTTTCATGTAAATTTCTAATTAACTTTGAATTGAAGATAAATCGTTTTGTGTAAAAATTCCCACCAATTCGTCTGCCTCAATAATTAAAACACAGGTTTTTTCCCCTCTATTCATTAGCTTTTTAGCAGTATCTATAGACGTTTCTGGTGTTAAAGAAATAAAACCAGTGTCCATCATTCTTTTTGCGGTTTTTTGTTTGTTTATGGGTTTTGAAAAATCAAAATTTGAGAGTTGTTTTTTAGAGATTACCCCTACAATTTTATTAAGATTGTTAACTACTGGAATGTGGCTTACCTTGTTCCACTTCATCACTCTCAATACCAACTCTACCAAATCGTGTTCGTTTGCTACAAATAATTCCGTTGACATCGCTTTGTAGAGTTTATTTTTTTGGGTTGAAATACGAGATTTTGATAAATCGACATCTTCCCATTGAGCTACAGGAATGTTTTGTTGTTGATTTTTACAAATGGTTTCAGTCAACACTATTTTAGTATCAAATTTTGGTAATTTTCGATTTAACAGTCGCTTATTTTTTATCAGCCAACTTGCGCCAGTGGTATTTTTATCAATTCTTTCTTCAATAATTCCTAAAAAATAATCAATATCATTGGTAGCTATTTTCGATTTTTCTAAACCTTTTCTGGCAATGGGAAGAAAGAACTTTTTGATGAGTTTTTTAGCAGGGATTCCTTTTCCACACCAATTAAAATAGGTATCTATTCCTGTTTTGGCAGCATTCATAAAGTTGCTTCTTGCATCTTCAAAAGCCATTTTTTTCCAAATTTTCTTGTATTCCTTAGGCATACCTTGCATTACTCCTACCCAAAAAACAGCATTCGCTATTTCGTCTTTTATACTAGGACCAGACGGAATATACCTGTTTTCTATTCTTAAATGTGCCACATTGTTATGAACCCCATAACACAAACGGTTCCACTTATACAAGGTTCCGTTGTGTAAATTCAATGCTTGGAGTTTTGGCATAATTCCTTTTTCTAACAATGCTAAAGAGTCTTCTTCAAAGTCAGAGGTAACCAACGGAGCATGTCTGGAAATATCATCGGTAAATAATTCTAACACCGAATGTTTTACCCATTTGTTGCCAAAAGATACTCTAGGTTTTTGTTCTCGCAATAAATAAGACGGATTTCTTAAATCTACACTTTGTTGAAAAAGAGCTATTCGCGTTTCTTTCCATAATTCTCTCCCCAAAAGCAAAGGTGAATTACACATTACAGAAAGCATAGGGCCAGCAATGGCTTGTGACCAATTGTACATATCGATAGCGTTGTCAACATCAATTTGTAAGTGTACTTGAAAGCTAGTATTGCAGGCTTCAAAAAGTATCGAATTGTGTTTTAAAATTAAATCTTCTACTCCTTGAATATGTAACTTAAAATCGTCTTTTCTTAAATCTTTTATAACTTTATTTAGGGTTTTGTACCTCCGAAAAGGTGTCATATTTTTAAATACTAAATCTTTTCTTTTTAAAGTGGGTAAAATTCCTGTTAAAATAACTTGATTTTGTTCTATATTGTTCGCCTCTTTGTTTACTTTATTTAACAATTCTTCTAGTTGCTTTTCGAGCTTAACAAAACAGTCTTCTTTTAGTTCAAATGGGTCTAAATTTATTTCTAAATTAAATAACGCTAATTCTGTAGTTATATGTGGATCATTGACATTCTCTAGTATTTTTAGTGCATTTAATGAGGGTCTAAAGTATTGATCTACTAAACAAAGTTCTTGTTCTGCTCCGACTCGTTGTATTCCTTTTTCAAACAAATCGTCTCTAATCATTCTTTCAAAAGCATCTACATCTTTTAATAAATGATAAACAAATTTTTTTCTTTCTTTTTGTGTAGTAATAGCTTTAACAGACTGTGATCCCATAAGT
It includes:
- a CDS encoding succinylglutamate desuccinylase/aspartoacylase family protein, producing the protein MKENKIYSSHFNKTITIKRVLGSIKGAHETPTVIFFAGIHGNEIAGVIALNSIISHVEKEAIHFRGNMYAICGNIAAIKKNVRYNKVDLNRIWSQELMHQQQGEDIPEFEEQTAIYNAIKDIVNHNQGPFYFIDLHTTSSDSIPFITISDSLNNRKFSSNFKIPTILGIEEFLEGPLLTFINEFGHVSIGFEAGQHFKESSVDNCIAFVWLALVASGCVAKKDVEKMAFYEHYLSMYNENQEFYEIKYRYVIKEGELFNMLEGFSNFDRISVGDALAMSESKTITAEFDGKIFMPLYQKQGEDGFFIIRKISTFWLSLSRIVRNLHLHTLLKILPGVKSDQNNSYTLIVNPKTARFLATEIFHLFGYRKTVKKNGKLYFFKRDRKVTMIA
- a CDS encoding CBS domain-containing protein — encoded protein: MGSQSVKAITTQKERKKFVYHLLKDVDAFERMIRDDLFEKGIQRVGAEQELCLVDQYFRPSLNALKILENVNDPHITTELALFNLEINLDPFELKEDCFVKLEKQLEELLNKVNKEANNIEQNQVILTGILPTLKRKDLVFKNMTPFRRYKTLNKVIKDLRKDDFKLHIQGVEDLILKHNSILFEACNTSFQVHLQIDVDNAIDMYNWSQAIAGPMLSVMCNSPLLLGRELWKETRIALFQQSVDLRNPSYLLREQKPRVSFGNKWVKHSVLELFTDDISRHAPLVTSDFEEDSLALLEKGIMPKLQALNLHNGTLYKWNRLCYGVHNNVAHLRIENRYIPSGPSIKDEIANAVFWVGVMQGMPKEYKKIWKKMAFEDARSNFMNAAKTGIDTYFNWCGKGIPAKKLIKKFFLPIARKGLEKSKIATNDIDYFLGIIEERIDKNTTGASWLIKNKRLLNRKLPKFDTKIVLTETICKNQQQNIPVAQWEDVDLSKSRISTQKNKLYKAMSTELFVANEHDLVELVLRVMKWNKVSHIPVVNNLNKIVGVISKKQLSNFDFSKPINKQKTAKRMMDTGFISLTPETSIDTAKKLMNRGEKTCVLIIEADELVGIFTQNDLSSIQS